From Peromyscus eremicus chromosome 3, PerEre_H2_v1, whole genome shotgun sequence, one genomic window encodes:
- the Mkrn2os gene encoding MKRN2 opposite strand protein isoform X1 has protein sequence MHFAGAGKPLIKFRHCERSIYSFSVPQCCPLCQGDVGSTRIEDAPISISDPFSNGHQEKCSFLLKPTRGTFLREYDGKSDLHVGLTNTRGIVYNYNAHGIQRDEAGWEQSLSVPLVQPSMFGLMDQWDKYLEDFSASPAWLPHRYDENHHNCSSFALTFVNCVLAMEGKEQLDKREFTEKYVIPRTRLASKYITLYRAIQERGFHVADHPHPVTSPS, from the exons ATGCACTTCGCAGGAGCTGGAAAGCCTCTGATTAAATTCAGGCACTGCGAGAGGTCCATCTACAGTTTCAGTGTACCCCAGTGCTGCCCCCTGTGCCAGGGGGACGTGGGCTCCACCAGGATAGAGGACGCACCTATCAGCATCTCAGACCCGTTCTCCAATGGGCATCAAGAGAAATGCTCCTTCCTCCTCAAACCCACGAGAGGGACGTTCCTTAG GGAGTACGATGGAAAGTCTGATCTGCACGTTGGACTCACTAACACACGCG GGATCGTGTATAATTACAACGCACACGGCATACAGCGTGACGAGGCGGGATGGGAGCAGAGTCTCAGCGTTCCCCTAGTGCAGCCCAGCATGTTTGGACTGATGGACCAGTGGGACAAGTACTTGGAAGACTTCTCTGCTTCGCCGGCCTGGCTGCCTCACAG GTATGACGAGAACCACCACAACTGCTCCAGCTTTGCCCTCACCTTTGTTAACTGTGTCCTCGCCATGGAAGGCAAAGAGCAGCTGGACAAGAGGGAGTTCACGGAGAAGTACGTGATCCCGAGGACGCGCCTGGCCTCCAAGTACATCACGCTCTACAGGGCCATCCAGGAGAGGGGCTTCCACGTGGCTGACCATCCCCACCCAGTGACAAGCCCCTCTTGA
- the Mkrn2os gene encoding MKRN2 opposite strand protein isoform X2, translated as MGIKRNAPSSSNPREGRSLGIVYNYNAHGIQRDEAGWEQSLSVPLVQPSMFGLMDQWDKYLEDFSASPAWLPHRYDENHHNCSSFALTFVNCVLAMEGKEQLDKREFTEKYVIPRTRLASKYITLYRAIQERGFHVADHPHPVTSPS; from the exons ATGGGCATCAAGAGAAATGCTCCTTCCTCCTCAAACCCACGAGAGGGACGTTCCTTAG GGATCGTGTATAATTACAACGCACACGGCATACAGCGTGACGAGGCGGGATGGGAGCAGAGTCTCAGCGTTCCCCTAGTGCAGCCCAGCATGTTTGGACTGATGGACCAGTGGGACAAGTACTTGGAAGACTTCTCTGCTTCGCCGGCCTGGCTGCCTCACAG GTATGACGAGAACCACCACAACTGCTCCAGCTTTGCCCTCACCTTTGTTAACTGTGTCCTCGCCATGGAAGGCAAAGAGCAGCTGGACAAGAGGGAGTTCACGGAGAAGTACGTGATCCCGAGGACGCGCCTGGCCTCCAAGTACATCACGCTCTACAGGGCCATCCAGGAGAGGGGCTTCCACGTGGCTGACCATCCCCACCCAGTGACAAGCCCCTCTTGA